Proteins encoded within one genomic window of Papio anubis isolate 15944 chromosome X, Panubis1.0, whole genome shotgun sequence:
- the LOC101007805 gene encoding huntingtin-interacting protein M — MSEKNNRKNSSTNNNQTQDRSRNELRVPMSFVDRVVQDEQDAQSQSSSTINILLTLLDCLADYIMEQVGLEVINNGRMRNTSQDGEREVDNHHEPHCTESDGTRFVFDEMPKSGKND, encoded by the coding sequence ATGTCAGAGAAAAATAACCGTAAGAACTCCTCTACAAATAACAACCAGACTCAAGACCGGTCTAGAAATGAGCTGCGGGTCCCTATGAGCTTCGTGGACCGAGTTGTGCAAGATGAACAAGATGCCCAAAGCCAGAGTTCCTCCACAATAAATATCCTCCTTACCCTGCTCGATTGCCTTGCTGACTACATCATGGAGCAGGTAGGCTTGGAGGTCATCAACAATGGCAGAATGCGCAACACTTCACAAGATGGGGAGAGAGAAGTGGACAACCACCATGAGCCCCACTGCACTGAGAGTGATGGAACCCGCTTTGTGTTTGATGAGATGCCCAAATCCGGAAAGAATGACTGA